A DNA window from Parabacteroides johnsonii DSM 18315 contains the following coding sequences:
- a CDS encoding AlbA family DNA-binding domain-containing protein: MKKIHPIEALIEQGEHQQLDFKFEVSDSKKIARTLSAFANTDGGRLLIGVKDNGNISGVRSEEEYYMIEAASRMYTRPEVPFEATRWEVNGKTVLEVYIAPSPDKPHTAPDKDNKFKAYIRVADENILANEVLVLAWQKKHKRDGTLLKISKPVERLFAYLDDHPHINVSQFCRIGRINYYTAKNILSDLLAMNALQYIVIDKHILYQRIPA; the protein is encoded by the coding sequence ATGAAGAAGATACATCCGATAGAAGCGTTGATAGAGCAAGGAGAACACCAACAACTTGATTTTAAATTCGAAGTGAGCGACAGTAAGAAGATTGCGCGTACGCTGAGTGCTTTTGCCAATACTGACGGGGGACGCCTTTTGATCGGTGTGAAAGATAATGGGAATATCTCTGGTGTCCGAAGCGAAGAAGAATATTATATGATTGAAGCAGCCTCCAGGATGTATACCCGCCCGGAAGTCCCCTTTGAGGCGACCCGCTGGGAGGTGAACGGCAAGACGGTTCTTGAAGTATATATCGCCCCCAGTCCGGATAAACCGCATACGGCTCCTGATAAGGATAACAAGTTTAAAGCCTATATAAGGGTTGCCGATGAAAATATATTGGCCAATGAAGTGTTGGTGCTTGCCTGGCAGAAAAAGCATAAACGGGACGGGACTTTATTGAAGATAAGCAAACCTGTGGAGCGTTTGTTTGCTTATCTGGATGATCATCCCCATATCAATGTCAGCCAGTTTTGCCGGATCGGACGGATCAATTATTACACCGCAAAGAATATCCTAAGTGACCTCCTGGCCATGAACGCCCTGCAATATATCGTAATCGACAAACATATCTTATATCAGCGTATCCCTGCATAG
- a CDS encoding cation:proton antiporter, which translates to MSQIPSLISDLAVILISAGLVTLLFKKLKQPVVLGYIVAGLLAGPSITQIPTVTNVESIRIWADIGVIFLLFALGLDFSFKKLMKVGGTAVIGAITIVIGMMTLGYTTGLSLGWGHMNSLFLGGMLSMSSTTIIFKAFDDMGLRNQRFAGVVFGILVVEDLFAVLLMVLLSTLAVSKHVEGMELLNSVVKLGVFLLFCFVIGIYLIPSFLKKARTFLNDETLLIVSLGLCLGMVIIATKAGFSSALGAFVMGSILAETIDAEHIEHIIKPVKDLFGAIFFVSVGMLIDPALLWEYKIPILILTLVVMAGQILFASFGVLLSGQPVKIAIQSGFSLAQIGEFAFIIASLGLSLGVTDNFLYPIVVAVSVVTTFFTPYMIRMAEPACRAADQVIPKSWMKFLERYSSGSNTIHQKSAWNKLLKALVRIVGTYTAVTLVLIFIWLQFIAPFIMKELPGIRGAGISLVLILLLIAPMLRAIMMKKNHSAEFQQLWLDSKYNRGPLVSLIILRIILCIGLVMLPVARLLNAAVGIVLAIAATVIVIVILSKRLKRQSILMERHFFSNLSARELENERKAPINQRFANHLLERDLHLADFEVKQNSPSMGKTLKELNFRQKCNVNIVTIIRGEQRINIPGGEERLYPFDKLVVVGADDDLEHFRQYIVERYKKAQTNKEQTTHEVNMEQFTIAEGSHLIGRTILESGIRDKSACLVIGIERGTSSIKNPSPSTVFEEGDIVWIVGEHEKVLLLSEGKTVNN; encoded by the coding sequence ATGTCTCAAATACCATCTCTTATATCGGATCTTGCTGTCATATTGATTTCAGCGGGATTGGTTACCTTGCTTTTCAAAAAATTAAAGCAACCGGTCGTACTCGGATATATCGTAGCCGGACTTCTTGCCGGCCCTTCCATCACACAAATACCGACTGTCACGAATGTAGAAAGCATCCGCATCTGGGCGGATATAGGCGTGATCTTCCTTCTATTCGCTTTAGGGCTTGATTTTAGTTTCAAAAAGCTGATGAAAGTCGGCGGAACAGCAGTGATCGGGGCTATTACCATCGTGATAGGCATGATGACACTTGGCTATACTACCGGATTGTCATTAGGTTGGGGACATATGAACAGTCTTTTCCTCGGAGGAATGCTTTCCATGTCGTCTACAACGATTATCTTCAAAGCGTTCGACGACATGGGACTGCGCAACCAGCGGTTTGCCGGAGTGGTTTTCGGAATCCTTGTTGTCGAAGACCTGTTTGCCGTTTTACTGATGGTTTTACTGTCTACATTGGCAGTCAGCAAACACGTGGAAGGAATGGAGTTGCTCAACAGCGTGGTCAAACTGGGAGTTTTTCTGCTGTTCTGTTTCGTTATCGGCATTTATCTGATTCCCTCTTTTCTGAAAAAAGCCAGGACTTTCCTGAATGACGAGACCTTGTTGATCGTCAGTCTGGGACTATGCCTCGGAATGGTCATCATTGCCACGAAAGCCGGTTTTTCTTCAGCCTTGGGAGCTTTCGTTATGGGATCTATCCTGGCAGAAACGATCGACGCAGAACATATCGAACATATTATCAAACCTGTAAAAGATCTTTTCGGGGCCATATTCTTTGTCTCAGTCGGAATGTTAATCGATCCGGCATTACTGTGGGAATACAAAATTCCGATTCTAATCCTTACACTGGTCGTAATGGCCGGACAAATACTATTTGCCAGTTTTGGGGTATTGCTTTCCGGCCAACCGGTCAAGATAGCCATACAATCCGGTTTCTCTCTCGCTCAAATAGGTGAATTCGCTTTTATCATTGCATCGTTAGGACTGTCATTAGGGGTAACCGATAATTTCCTCTATCCTATTGTCGTGGCGGTTTCAGTTGTTACGACTTTCTTTACACCTTATATGATTCGTATGGCAGAACCGGCATGCCGGGCTGCCGATCAGGTCATACCGAAGTCATGGATGAAATTTCTCGAACGCTATTCTTCCGGCTCCAATACCATACACCAGAAAAGCGCCTGGAATAAACTGTTGAAGGCACTGGTCCGTATAGTCGGCACTTATACAGCCGTTACCCTTGTCCTGATCTTTATCTGGCTTCAGTTCATAGCACCTTTTATCATGAAGGAACTTCCGGGCATACGGGGAGCGGGGATCTCACTCGTTCTGATCCTTCTATTAATAGCCCCCATGTTGCGTGCGATCATGATGAAGAAAAACCACTCAGCCGAGTTCCAACAATTATGGCTGGATAGCAAGTACAATCGGGGGCCATTGGTTTCATTGATCATTTTACGTATTATATTATGTATCGGCCTGGTCATGCTGCCCGTCGCCCGTTTGCTGAATGCCGCAGTCGGTATCGTACTGGCGATCGCAGCAACTGTCATAGTTATTGTCATTTTATCCAAACGGTTGAAAAGACAATCCATCCTGATGGAACGGCATTTCTTCAGTAACCTCTCCGCACGCGAATTGGAAAACGAACGGAAAGCACCGATCAACCAACGTTTTGCCAACCACCTGTTGGAACGTGACTTGCATTTAGCCGATTTTGAAGTGAAGCAGAACTCTCCCAGCATGGGAAAGACCTTAAAAGAACTCAACTTCCGACAGAAATGTAATGTAAACATCGTGACAATTATTCGAGGAGAACAACGGATTAATATACCCGGAGGAGAAGAACGCCTCTATCCATTTGACAAATTGGTAGTAGTCGGTGCGGATGACGATCTTGAACATTTCCGTCAATATATAGTCGAACGATATAAAAAAGCCCAAACCAATAAGGAGCAGACGACACATGAAGTCAATATGGAGCAATTCACTATCGCCGAAGGCTCCCATCTGATCGGGCGTACCATTCTGGAATCCGGCATACGGGACAAGTCCGCCTGCCTGGTCATCGGTATCGAACGAGGAACCTCTTCCATCAAAAATCCATCTCCTTCGACCGTTTTTGAAGAGGGTGATATTGTATGGATTGTTGGAGAACATGAGAAGGTTCTGCTGTTGAGCGAGGGGAAAACGGTAAATAATTGA
- the kdsB gene encoding 3-deoxy-manno-octulosonate cytidylyltransferase, whose product MKFIGIIPARYASTRFPGKPLADMAGKPMIQRVYEQVQNVLDAVCVATDDDRIEAAVQAFGGHVVMTSDQHKSGTDRCYEAYCKIGDGYDVVVNIQGDEPFIQPEQIEILKACFIDDSIQIATLVKPFRPDDDFETTLFNANSPKVVLNKNNEAMYFSRSIIPYMRGRKYTEWLPNHTYYKHIGLYAYRADTLKEITHLPQSPLELTESLEQLRWLENGYKIKVGITQQETIGIDTPEDMEKALAFLKNTSIN is encoded by the coding sequence ATGAAGTTTATAGGAATAATTCCCGCACGCTACGCCTCTACCCGCTTTCCGGGGAAACCACTTGCCGATATGGCAGGCAAACCGATGATTCAACGGGTATACGAACAAGTCCAAAATGTGCTTGATGCAGTCTGCGTAGCTACGGACGACGACCGTATAGAAGCTGCCGTCCAAGCTTTCGGCGGCCATGTCGTTATGACATCCGACCAACACAAAAGCGGTACAGACCGTTGTTATGAAGCGTATTGTAAAATAGGAGACGGATATGACGTGGTTGTTAACATACAAGGTGACGAACCTTTCATCCAACCGGAACAGATCGAAATACTAAAAGCATGTTTCATCGATGACAGTATCCAAATCGCCACCTTGGTAAAACCCTTTCGACCGGATGATGATTTCGAAACGACCTTATTCAACGCCAATTCACCGAAAGTGGTCTTGAACAAGAACAATGAAGCCATGTACTTCAGCCGTTCGATTATACCTTATATGAGGGGCAGGAAATATACCGAATGGCTTCCGAACCATACCTATTACAAGCATATCGGACTATATGCTTACCGCGCCGACACACTCAAGGAGATCACTCATTTACCCCAATCTCCCCTGGAACTGACTGAAAGCTTAGAACAACTGCGCTGGCTGGAAAACGGCTACAAGATCAAAGTAGGAATTACCCAGCAGGAAACAATCGGTATCGACACACCGGAGGATATGGAAAAGGCACTGGCTTTCTTGAAAAACACGAGCATCAACTGA